Part of the Ruania alba genome is shown below.
GGAAGGCGATCAGCCCGCCGACCACGTGCAGGCCGTGGAAGCCGGTGGCCAGGTAGAACACGGACCCGTAGGACGAATTCGCGATCGTGAGGCCGTGCTCGACGAGCTCGGCGTACTCGTACACCTGACCCGCGACGAAGAACGAGCCCATCAGGAACGTGAGGATGTACCACTCCTGCATCCCCCACTTGGTGACCTGCAGCAGCGAGCCGGTACGTACCGGCTGGAAGCGCTCGGCCGCCCACACGCCCAACTGGCACGTCACTGAACTGAGCACCAGCACGAGGGTGTTGATGCCGGAGAAGGTGATGTTCAGGTAGTCATAGCCCTGGCCCCACACCTCCGGCCCGGCGACAGATCGATGGGTGAAGTACATCGCGAACAGCCCGGCGAAGAACATCAGCTCGGAGGAGAGCCAGACGATCGTGCCCACCTGGGTGAGGTTGGGCCGGTTCACCGCCAGGTGTGGCGTAGCTGGGTGAGAGGTTGCAGACGACACGGTGTCATTATGGCGGTTCGGAGC
Proteins encoded:
- a CDS encoding cytochrome c oxidase subunit 3: MSSATSHPATPHLAVNRPNLTQVGTIVWLSSELMFFAGLFAMYFTHRSVAGPEVWGQGYDYLNITFSGINTLVLVLSSVTCQLGVWAAERFQPVRTGSLLQVTKWGMQEWYILTFLMGSFFVAGQVYEYAELVEHGLTIANSSYGSVFYLATGFHGLHVVGGLIAFLVVILRSFAANRFGEHEATTALVVSYYWHFVDAVWIVLFGVIYLLPML